GAGCATCGGCTGCGCTGGGTCAGGGTGGGCAGCACCGCCAGCGCAGCGCCACGGTGTCCGTCGGCGGCGGCGGAGATCTCCACCCATCCGTCGCGTTGGGCGGCCGCGACGAGGTCGTTGGCGGCGGCCAGTGACAGCGCGTCGATGACGAGCAGTAGCGTCGGCGTCTTCTTGGCGAGCGGTATCACCCACTGCGACAACACATTCTCGATGGTCTGCACCGGAGGATTCGGCGCGTCGGCCAGCGCCTGCGCGAACCCGCGATCGTGGTGGGCGCGGCGGGCCGCGACGGTGTCGATGACCGCGCGCAACGCCTCGGCGAGGTGCGGGCCGTCGGCACCTCGCCACGCCGCCACCAACGCCGTGTCGACCCACGACAGCTCACGCACGTAAAGTGCGCTGGAATTGGCGAGTCCCGTTGCAGGGGTGGGTGTTTGGGCAAGCCAGCGAACGAGGCGGACAGCGCCGGCGAATGCCGGGCACGACGGGTCGGATCCAGACAGGAAATGGTTCTGCACGTCGGTCCATGCGCTTTCGACGCCGGGTAGCGTTTCCGGCCGGGTGAGCGCCGTCGTCACCGCGTCGGCGAGGACCGTGAGCCGGTGTTCGAGGCCGTGGCGCAACAACTCCGATGACGCAGCGGCCGCGCCGATTCCAAGGTCGTCGACCACGGCCGCCGCGGCCTGCAGCACGGAGTGGGGTGACGTCAGCGCGTTGGTCACCAGACCGCGGGCGTTGACGTACCAGGCGCCCAGGTCGGCGGGCGTCAGGGAGGTCAGCCCGTATCGGCCCAGGAACACGCCGAGGGCCTTGGCATCGTGACGAGCCTGCGAGAACAGCCCGGCCACGATGCCCAGCGGCACCAACTCGCTGATCCGGTCGGTGGCCAGCAGCGCTCTCAGCGGTCCGGCGATGGCCGCGGCGCGTCCCGCCAGCCAGCCGTGGAACACCGAGGTGAGTTCGCTCCCCCCGCGCGCAGCCAGCGCCGAGAGACCATCAGCGGCCTTACCCGACAGGCTCCACTCCAGCACCGCGAGCGTGTCGATCTCCACGTCGGCGCGGTTGACGATCTTCAGCACGTCGCGCGCGACGGCGGCCATGGCGTGGTCCAGGGTGAGCACCCCGCCTGGCGCCGGGGTGTAGGAGTCGGGCGACAGGATGTTCAGCAGGCCGTTGGCGATGGCGCGGTCGTTGTGAACCCGATACAGCGCGGGTTCGATGGTGGACGCGGCGAAGTTGCTGCGCAACGCGTCCCACGGGTCAGGGGTGATGAGCCTGCCGTCGAGCAGATGCGCCAGCACGGTGTCGCTGAGCTCGTCGTCGTCGACGTCGGTCAGCACCACCGTCCACGCGTCGGAGTCGCGGGTGTCGATCGCCTCCCAGATCGCCAGCACCGACGGGCAGGCCACGACGGTCACCGGTGTGCCTTCGAAATCGAAAGTGTCGCCGTTCCATTCGGGTTTGGCGCGCAGCCCGAGCACGCCGCGGGCGTACCGTTTGGCCTTGGCCTTGCCCAGGCGTGCCCGGATGATGGGTTCGGTCACGGCCAGTGTGCTCACTCGACCCACCAACGCACGTGAATTGTCTTGCCGTGCTTGGACAATGCCTGCGCCAGCTGCGATTGCAGGCTGGACAGTTCCTGCGGGCTGCTGACGGTGAGCTCACCGGACTCCTCACCGGCGGGAGGCTTCGGCTGGTCATCGACCACCCAGGCAACGAGCCTGTCCTCTCCGCTGGCCAGTTCGTCGCTTAACGAGCGGCCCGGCACGGCGATCGCGTTCTGCAGCGACCGTTGGATCGCCCGCGCGCTGTCGCCGGCCTCGCCCGCCCGGTCGGCCCCGGCGCGCAACGTCTGCAGCAGTGGCCATTTGAAGTTGCGCAGGGCACGGGCGTCACGGGCGGCGTCGTTGCGAATCTGCCCGGCGGTCTCGATGGCGACGGGAAGGGTGACGGCGGCCATCGCGTCGATAACAGCGACGTTTCCCGTTGTGGTGCTGAGATTTTCGACGAAGCCCCGCAGGGCCACCGCAACGGTCAGCCGATCGTCGGCGCCGGGTGTCGAGCCCAGCCGTGAATGCGCGGGCTGCAGTTGGTCGATGAGATGACCCAGTTCGGTGACGGCCTCGGAGGCCTTGGCGCGGACTTGAGCGGCGAATTCGGCGACGTTGGCGCCGGTGAGGTAGGTGCGCGGCATGGTGTAGCCGAACAGTTTCGACGCGTTGGCGCGGGCGTCGTCCCAGGCCTGCTGGGCGGGCAGTTCCTCGGCGCGCAGTTCGATGCTGGGCCGCAACCGGCCCAAGGGTGGCGGGGTGATCGCGCTGCCCGCCTCGAACCAGGCCCGCTTGCGCAGCAGCGCCCACGCGCAGATCACCAGGTCGCGTGCTTCCGGCCGCAGCCCCCAGGCGGGGCTGATTCCGTCGATATGGTCTTGCAGCACACACACGGTCAGCGGCTGCGCCTGCTGTGCGGCGCGGTCGAGTTCATGGGCCCAGTAGGCGAACGTGTCCTCGCCGAACAGGAAATGGTCTTCGGTGGCCTTGCCGACGCGCAACGGGTCTGCGATGCGGCGCACGATCTTGCGGTCGTTGCCCGGGTTGGTGGGTACCCGACCGTCGCGGTGGGCGCTGGCCTGCTCGACGTAGTCGCGCACCGTCTCGAAATGGCGGGCGGTGAGTTCTTCGTCGGCGGGCTCGAACGCGGGATGGTTGGGGTAGGTCGCGGTATACGCCTGATCGACGATCTTGGTAAACGCGTCCCCGAGGGTGGCGGCGGGCGGCAATTCGGGCTGGAAATCGCGGGACAGCGAGGTGAGCACGTCGTACTGCTGGGACTCGGCGGTGATGCGTTTGGGGTCGGCGGGCTCGATGCCGTAGGCCTGCTTGAGCAAGGTCTGGAAGCTGGTCATGGTGCCGCTGCGCAGGTTCTCCAGGATCCCGCGGGCCTGCGCCCGGTCGGTCGCCGACAGATGGTCGGAGTATTCGTTCCAGCGCTCGCCGCCGCCGGTGAACAGCCAGTCCAGTTTGACCAGCAGCGCCAGGTCCGCCATCGCCGCGTCGGTGAAGAACCTGGGCAGCCAGACCACGGTGTGCCGGTCGCCGGTGGTGAGCAACCGGTCGATGCGGTCGATGTCGTCTTTGCTGGTGTAGCCCTCCTCGTCGAAGGGGTAGTCGACGACGACGCGCCACGTGCCCGGCCGGTTGTCGAAGGACTGCTCGGGCAGCGAGCCGGGGTCGCGGACGTTGCCGAACACGATGTCGACCTCGCGGCGCGATCCGCGCCATACGATGGTGCGGGTGGCGGCGCCGCTCAGGTCGTCCTGCCGGCTCGACAAGCCGAGCGCCTCGTGCACCAGGCGGCGGACGAGCACCCGACGGCGACCCGAATTATCTTCGCCGCGAATGCGTTCCAGGATCGACTGGTAGTCGACGTCGGCGAGCTGCACCCGGATCACCGGGTTGGCGGCGTCGGAGACGCTGATCTCGGGGACGTCCTTCTGCGCCCACTCGCGCACAACGCCGAGAACGACGCGGGATTCGCCGCCGGCCAGCTTGGACCGGATGGATCCGTGGTTGAGCGCGGCCAGCCGCGGCGCGGTGATGTCGCGCAGCGCTGGGACTCTCGGCGCGATGGCCGACAGCAGCAGGGTTTTCGCGATGCGTTCGTGTGCGCGGAACCCGGCCGGTACCGAAGCGGGATCGTCCTCGAGTTGTTCCCTGCTGACCGAATGCTTCTCCAGCAGGGAGGGCAGCAGCCGGGTGTGGTAGAGCTCGGTAGCCGATTTGAACATCGCTGCGGCGTGCGCGTCGATGGGGTCGCCGCCCTCGACGATGTAGTCGAAGGCGTCACCGACGGGAATGAGGTCGTCGACGGTGAGGGTGTCGCGGCGGTCGACGAGCATGCGCTGCATCACCTTCAGCGCGGTGCGTTCGCGTTGCATCACCGACGACAGGTTGCGCAGCGTGGAGACGAGCACCGGGGAGAACGGGTAGGTGAGCCGGAATTCGGCCTCCGACGCGCCGCGGTGGTGCTCGTCGGTGTTGAGGCTGTCGCGCAGCACTTCCCACACCTCGGCGCGGCGGGTGAGGTTCGCGAACGCCTCGTCGAGTACGGCGCGGGCGGCGTCGTCCTTGGGTGCGAGCAGCCGCGCGTGGGCGACCTCGGCGAGGTTGTCGTCGCCCAGGCCGATCTCGCGGAAGCGGCCCTGCTGGTAGTGGAACGCGCGGTCGAGTGCCTCCTGCTCGGCGCCGGAGGCTCCCGCGTCGGCGAACCACTTGCGCAGGTCCATCTGGCGGGAGATGAAGGAGATCAACGGGATTGCACGGTTGCGGCCCGACGACTCGACGAGCTTGGTGATCTTCTGCGATTCGCGGGCGAAGAACTCGGTGTCGCGCACCGAGAACGCCAACCACAGCACCAGTTCGTCGAGGAACAGCACGACGGCGTCGTAGCCCAGCGATTTGGCGTGTTCGGAGATGACGACGAGGCCGCGGTCGAGGTCGACGTAGTCGGCGGTCTCGGCGAACGATTTGAAGTAGCTGCCGGCCAGCGCGGACACCAGGTCGCGCCGTTCGGGGTCTTCGGGTGAGGCGGCAAGGGCCGCCTGGTATCGCGGCAGGTCCCAGCCACCGCCGACGAGGCCGCCCCACTCATCGCCGACACCGGAACCGGACCCGAGACCGGCGAGGAATTTGTCGTCGTCGGCCATCTGCGCGCGCATGTTCTCCGCGTCGGCGAGCAGCTTGTCCGACAGATGCACCGCGGGCAGCGGCGCGTCGGGGTGCAGCCGGGTGATCTGCTCGACGTAGCCCCGAAACACCGCCTGCTCAAGGCTTTTCGCGCCGAGCAGATGATAGGTCAGGCGCAGGATCTTCTTGCCAGAGAGCTGCCCGTCGTAGTGTCCGGTGAGGTCTTGGAACTTCGACGTCCGCACGGCGGGGTGGTTGCCTAGCAGCGCGTAGAGCACGGCCATGAAGTGGCTCTTGCCGGAGCCGAACGACCCGGTGAGGTAGGCGGCGCGCGACGTGTTGCGGGCTAGCGCGTCGGATACCAGGTCGATGGCGGCGAAGAAGTTGTCTCGCAGCGAGTCGGTGATGACGTACTCGTCGAGGGCGGCGGCGATGCGCTGGTCGTCGCCGGTGCTGTCGGTCAGGCGCAGCACGTAGTCGTCGCTGCCCACCCGCTCGGGAATGTCGATGACATCGCGCAGCAGTGTGGTCATGACGTTGCGGCCCTTCGTGTTCTGCGCGTGGGCTCGGGACGCCACGCGGTCAGGTCGGTGACGGTGAGGTGGTGTTCGGCCAGCCGGGCGGTCAGCTCGTCGTCGATGGTGTCGGCCACCGACTCGCCGTACTCGGGGTCGATCTCGTTGTGCCACTGCCGAACCCACGGCAAAAGCTCATGCAGCCCGGCCAGCAGCGGTATCAGCCGCGGGGTGTCCCAGCCGTCCTCGATGCGCTGGCTGATCAGCGCGGCCAACGCCAGCGCCTGGTCCGCGTGGTCCCAGCCAGCCCAGCCGAGCAGTTCGGTGGTGTCCGATTCGCGGCCCGCGTTCGGGTAGCTGATGAACCGCTCCTTGGGCACGTCGAGCTTGCCGCGGTGCGACCAGTACGAGGGCTTGGCGAAATCGGCGCTGGTGTACTTCGGCGGCACCGGGATGGGGGCGTCGATTTTCTCGCCGGCGTCTTCGCGGCGCTGCAGTGCCCAGGTGTGCTCCCAGGCGGCGCGCTTGTCCAGCCCGGACGGCTTGTAGCGGTAGGCGGCCAGGAACGGAACCGCCTCGTCGGCAAGCAGTTTCGCCAACGCGGCTCCGGTGGGGACGTTCTGGTCGCCGGCCCACAGCCGCAGCACCCGGCGGAACTCCTCGTTGCGGTCGAGGATGTCGGCGAGCTGGGCCACCGACAACACCGTGGGCCGGCCCTCGCGGTCATACCACAGGGCGCGGTCCTCGACGCGGTCCAGCAGCCAATCCTTCAGTGCGGCCTGCACCTGCTTGTCCCACGGCTCCATCGCCCAGCGCCGCTTGTACTCCGGCCGCTCCAGCAGGCGGATGTGCGGATTGGAGTCGATGGCATCCAGGCGGCGCTGCAGCAGGTCGCGGTAGTCGGCGGGCAGGTGCTGGGGGATCTCGGTGACTGGCGTGGAGCCGTGCCGCTCGAACCATGCGGTCTCCTCGCCGTCTTTCATGCGCCGCGCCAGGGCGATCTCGAAAGCCCGTTCGCCAAGAGCGATTTCGGGGACATCGCCGCCATAGGTGAGGTCGTTGTCGATCAGCCCGTAGATGCGGTAGTACTCCCAGTCGAGTTCCTCTTGGTGGGCGATCATCAGCCCGCGAAGCCGGGCGAACTCCGACCGCGCCGCTTCCAGCACGGCGTGGGCGGGCGTCTGCCGCGCGGCGACCTCCACAGGGGTCTGCTGTTGTTGTGCTTGCGCGAGGTCATCCAGCAACTTGGCGCGCTCCAGCGGTGTGGTGGCGGGCAGCGGAAAGTCTTTGAGGGTGGTGCCGGTGAACTCGTATCGTGGCTCCCAGTCCTCGTCGCCGATCCCCCCGCCGATACCGCCGTTGCCCTTGTTATGGCTGTTTTGTTTGAGCCAGAAGCAAGCCA
This Mycobacterium xenopi DNA region includes the following protein-coding sequences:
- the pglZ gene encoding BREX-2 system phosphatase PglZ encodes the protein MSTLAVTEPIIRARLGKAKAKRYARGVLGLRAKPEWNGDTFDFEGTPVTVVACPSVLAIWEAIDTRDSDAWTVVLTDVDDDELSDTVLAHLLDGRLITPDPWDALRSNFAASTIEPALYRVHNDRAIANGLLNILSPDSYTPAPGGVLTLDHAMAAVARDVLKIVNRADVEIDTLAVLEWSLSGKAADGLSALAARGGSELTSVFHGWLAGRAAAIAGPLRALLATDRISELVPLGIVAGLFSQARHDAKALGVFLGRYGLTSLTPADLGAWYVNARGLVTNALTSPHSVLQAAAAVVDDLGIGAAAASSELLRHGLEHRLTVLADAVTTALTRPETLPGVESAWTDVQNHFLSGSDPSCPAFAGAVRLVRWLAQTPTPATGLANSSALYVRELSWVDTALVAAWRGADGPHLAEALRAVIDTVAARRAHHDRGFAQALADAPNPPVQTIENVLSQWVIPLAKKTPTLLLVIDALSLAAANDLVAAAQRDGWVEISAAADGHRGAALAVLPTLTQRSRCSLLCGELREGPDTVERAGFVALIREAQLEATGGAPDPIFHKKALDAIPAGASLATDVSNAIADVEHQPLVAAVLNYVDDTLHHTDPGSADWTLTTITHLRALLHAAKNAGRAVVITSDHGHIIEYGTSTKVERANTYGQRAHGDYANVDPDREILVEGPRVLTTDHKVVLAVDPDVRYQVRNAGYHGGGSPAEALVPVVVLAAGTLPDFAVPVAGAEPPWWHASAPVSTPVITKKPQEPSLFDTAEPSSTVPEKVLRSKVFSEQLKLAKRNVVQQSQIRDLLAALLATSAHEITLAQAAAVLGVATARVNGALMQAKRVLDVEGYEVLRVANGVVRLDVDALKEQFGVSE
- a CDS encoding DUF6079 family protein, whose protein sequence is MTTLLRDVIDIPERVGSDDYVLRLTDSTGDDQRIAAALDEYVITDSLRDNFFAAIDLVSDALARNTSRAAYLTGSFGSGKSHFMAVLYALLGNHPAVRTSKFQDLTGHYDGQLSGKKILRLTYHLLGAKSLEQAVFRGYVEQITRLHPDAPLPAVHLSDKLLADAENMRAQMADDDKFLAGLGSGSGVGDEWGGLVGGGWDLPRYQAALAASPEDPERRDLVSALAGSYFKSFAETADYVDLDRGLVVISEHAKSLGYDAVVLFLDELVLWLAFSVRDTEFFARESQKITKLVESSGRNRAIPLISFISRQMDLRKWFADAGASGAEQEALDRAFHYQQGRFREIGLGDDNLAEVAHARLLAPKDDAARAVLDEAFANLTRRAEVWEVLRDSLNTDEHHRGASEAEFRLTYPFSPVLVSTLRNLSSVMQRERTALKVMQRMLVDRRDTLTVDDLIPVGDAFDYIVEGGDPIDAHAAAMFKSATELYHTRLLPSLLEKHSVSREQLEDDPASVPAGFRAHERIAKTLLLSAIAPRVPALRDITAPRLAALNHGSIRSKLAGGESRVVLGVVREWAQKDVPEISVSDAANPVIRVQLADVDYQSILERIRGEDNSGRRRVLVRRLVHEALGLSSRQDDLSGAATRTIVWRGSRREVDIVFGNVRDPGSLPEQSFDNRPGTWRVVVDYPFDEEGYTSKDDIDRIDRLLTTGDRHTVVWLPRFFTDAAMADLALLVKLDWLFTGGGERWNEYSDHLSATDRAQARGILENLRSGTMTSFQTLLKQAYGIEPADPKRITAESQQYDVLTSLSRDFQPELPPAATLGDAFTKIVDQAYTATYPNHPAFEPADEELTARHFETVRDYVEQASAHRDGRVPTNPGNDRKIVRRIADPLRVGKATEDHFLFGEDTFAYWAHELDRAAQQAQPLTVCVLQDHIDGISPAWGLRPEARDLVICAWALLRKRAWFEAGSAITPPPLGRLRPSIELRAEELPAQQAWDDARANASKLFGYTMPRTYLTGANVAEFAAQVRAKASEAVTELGHLIDQLQPAHSRLGSTPGADDRLTVAVALRGFVENLSTTTGNVAVIDAMAAVTLPVAIETAGQIRNDAARDARALRNFKWPLLQTLRAGADRAGEAGDSARAIQRSLQNAIAVPGRSLSDELASGEDRLVAWVVDDQPKPPAGEESGELTVSSPQELSSLQSQLAQALSKHGKTIHVRWWVE